attcctcaaagaaaaccgagatgtttttgcatggaatcacgaggacatgccaggGATAGACCCGTCGGTCATGGTCCACAGGTTAAACGTGTCCCCTTCCTTCTCCCCTGTCTGACAGAAGAAACGAGTGTTCGCTCCTGAATGAGATCGAGCAATAGCAGAAGAGGTACGGAAGCTACAAGGAGCGGACTTCATACACGAGGtatactaccctgattggttggcaaatgtagtaatggtTAAGAAggcaaatgggaagtggagaatgtgtgttgacttcacagatctgaatagggtctgccctaaggatagttacccacttCCACGTATTGACACCCTGGTAGACTCCACCGTAAGACAAAAActcttgagcttcatggatgccttctccgactacaaccaaattaaattggacaaggttgatcaggagaaaacctcATTCGTTACGAGTCAAGGGCTCTTTtgttacaaagtaatgcctttcAGGCTTAAAAACGCAGGAGCCAcgtatcagagattgatgaacaagatgttcacgcaccaaattggcagaaacgtgcaggtttacgtagatgatatgttggtaaaaagcgtgcGGGAGTCCGATCacctgagggacctccaggagactttcgatACTTTTCAGTCATACaaaatgaagttgaatccaaacaaatgcgcgttcggagtaaccacaggaaaattcttgggattcatggtatccTAGAgaggcattgaagtcaaccccgAAAGGTAAAGGCCATCATGAaactatctcctccaaggacggtaaaggaagtacaaagcttgaccgggaagatagcagccttgaacagattcgtatcaagagcgacggacaaatgcctcccattcTTCCACACACTGAAGAGATCATTTGAATGGACCgacgagtgccaaaaggcatttgaagagttaaaggtgTACCTCTCCACTCCGTCGTTGCTCAGCCCCTCTATTCcgggggaagaattgttcctaTACCTTGCTATCTCCTCAGCCGCGGTCAGCGCTACTCTCATTAGGGAGGAAGGAAagatacaaaagcccgtgtactttataagccgggcactgagaggagcagaagagagATACCCCCAAATGGAAAAACTCGCATTTGCTCTAGTAACCGCAGCTCGGAAACTtaaaccatactttcaagcgcataccataaatgtcctgacaGATAAACCCTTACAAAGAGCAATGAGTAGTCCCGAAGCTGCTGGACGGATGGCGCTATAGGCAATCGAGCTAAAGTGAGTTCGATATCCGGTATCAACCACGGGCAAcagtgaaaggacagatattggcagacttcgtCGCTGAATTCACTACCATAAAGGATCAAGGAGTAGAAGAGACGCCCATATTGAGAGTTCAtacagacggatcttccaataagTATGCTGGAGGTGttggagttgtactccacaccccggaaggagacaagatcgaatgcatgatctGTCTGGACTTCGTTACTACCAACAACAAGGCGGAATATGAGACTTTGGTAGCGGGACTGGACCTTGCGATAGCGACAGGAGCTAAAGAGTGTGGtagtctactccgattctcaaatcgtggccagtcaagttaatgggagctatgattgcaagaatgaaaggatgaaaaggtatcttgaggaagtgaagggtcaAACCAATAACCCCCAATTCAagatgattcaaatcccaagggaggagaaccaagaagccGACTGACTCGCAAAGACAAATTCGGGCGAACCCATGATCATCCCtaaacaggtattgtccttcgtccagctcttatcattattagatgacattagCATGCAGGAAGTAAGCAATGAGTGTTGTTGGACGACTCCAATAGTGGCGTACCTCAATGAAGGCAAGCTACTCGACAACAAAGAGGacgcaaggaagttgaaggttaagACTGCTTGGTTCGTTttgattaaagacgtcctatacaaaagaggattctcctgaccatatctaagatgcctcggCCGCGAAGAAGCGGACTACGTAATGAGAGAGGTCCGtgaaggagtttgtggaaaccattatggatcaagatctttagtgcacaagctactccgagtaggatactactggccaacaatgcagaaggatgcccacacatatgttagagcttgcgacaagtgccaaTGATTTGGCAATTTCATACGGCAGTCAACGGAAGAACTCACCCCTATGACGGCCCCATAGCCGTTTGtacaatgggggttagacatcatgggtccgttCCCAACAGCGGTGAGGTagctgaagttcttggtggttggtattgactacttcaccaaatgggtggaagcagaggctCTGGCTACTATCATGGAGAAGAACATCCgtagttttgtatggagaaatattatttgcAGGTATGGAATTTCGAGGGTGCTCGTTTCGGACGATGGgaaacaattcgacaacgacacattccgagacttttgttccCAGCTTGGGATTAAGAATTACTACTCGTCACCCGCTCACCTTCAGGCCAACggacaggttgaagtcacgaaccggtccttgcttaagattatcaagacccggctcgagggggcaaagggcctATGGCCGGAAGAATTATCAAGTGTCTTATGGGCGTACAGGACAACGGCGAGAACACCGACAGGGGAAACACCGTTTCGTTTGGCATATGGCAGTGAGGCTCTCATACCGGCAGAGGTAGGGTTAACAAGCTACTGTGTGAAGAACTACGACAAGAGCAAGAATGACAAAGCTTTGCGTTTACAGCTTGACCTTGTGGACGAAGTCAGGGCTACAGCTGCACAGAGATTAGCACGATACCAAGActtgatggcaaaacattacaactctagGGTTAGGCACAGGGATTTCCAGGTGGGAGATCTAGTCCTAAGAAAAGTGCTCGGCGCTGCAAAGGATGCCTCCCAAGGGaaactgggtcctaactgggaggGACTATACAGgatcatttcatggcataggaagggaacgtactacttggagacactAAACGAAAAAAAGCTAAGTCAACCATGGAACATGGAACAcctgaagaaatactaccagtaagCAAAGGATAGAGACAACAGTATCatttaaaaacttcaattctcttataatggatttactttaccttgaggatagctaggtcaaatcctccctagattttttccttgaaacggttagtttcattggtttttctaggtcatcatattgtgatattatttattttttcacttttgtgcatgatatgatatatgctTGGTTTACCTAaatctgaataattaatttaagtaatcacttggttaatatattaggttaaacaatctgccTTAAAGGATCTAAACGAACAGACATTGTGATAGGTAGAACATAAAGTAATACACAAAAAGTAGTACGGAAGATTTGAATTCCTTTGGGTGATAGATTAGCTTTAAGGTTACAAGATTCAAATGCCAAGATCCTacgtttttttttccctttagatACGAATGCGAGTGCTATTATATATGACACAAACTTTTGACTTCATCATTCATCTCTGTAGTTTATAATTTAACAAGTTATTGGCAAACGAATATAGTGTGGATTGTTAATGATCACTTAATTCTGATAACTGGTTTAAATGATTAAAGCTCGAGCAGCAAACTTTGAATAGATTGAAATGGATTGTTTACTATTAGCTTTGTCGACTTTCGTCGGGGGAGGTTTTCACCACTTCTCACCATAAAGGCTTGCGGCTGCAAATGATTTTTAGGTTAATTGACatcttttaaataattttaatgaagatattcaaagttcaaatcatCTCTctcatttcaaatatataaaataataaaaataaagggtcGTTTCTTCAACTGaatttcaaattgttttgaCAAGATGCATGGTTACACTAACGGGAGATTTCAGGGTAGCATGCATCTTGTCATGGGACTGTTTAAAATGCACATAGCTAGAATGAGGAAAGAATGTCAACTATCACTGTTTCTTGCCGGCCAGGATTAATGAATATTGCTCTAAGTGACCCCTTCTTCACACGTGGAGTCACAATTTTAGAATAAGGGCAAGTAGGTATCAAGTTTGCGACAAAGGTTTATGGGTACGTAATAGAACTTGTCAGTACAATAATGAATTTCAAATTCAGATTATGAACTCAATAGGTCACAACAATAAACTAAGCTTTCACGTTTGAACAAATCATGTTATGTTCTTAATAGTGTACATACATATAGGTCTCTTACTCCAAAATTTATCCAAAGGAAATAACATATATAGTCACAAATCAACTGCATACCACAATTTAAGCCAAAAAAAGGCTAGACTAATATAAGCTCTACGGTCCTAAAGCTGAGTTGATATCACCGCACATCTTTAGCGTAATGGTCATTTTATAAGTATAAGTTTTTGTGGGATAAGGAGCAAGAGTCagaattcaagtttttatgaGTTAggttcacatacatatacacttatggTATGTTTGGATAATAAGATTTGAATACATGGATTTGGATTAGTGTGATTAAATTAAATCCAAATATCTTGcttagatattaaaaaaatcaagaatttggatttaatttctaacccatataatttaaaaaatacataagacatacttcaatttttataaatttggaaTTAAGGAATTTCAAATCCATcactttaaaattcaaatttaaatccaGATCTAAATTCAAGTATCTAAACGCAGCTTTAGATGAggaattattaggtactcccggagtaccataaatgtataTTCTCCCCTCACACATAAATAGCGgttcccaccatgaatttaattagtaggacccaccattcatgtgagagaaaAGAGTACggatttatggtactccgggagtacacaataatttcccacTTTGGATTATGTTAAAAGTGTGATTGCTATTTCAGATTTACTTTATATCAAATCGCATGCATATATATGAGCAATTATATATAAAGTCAACTACAAAAGTCAACGCATTTGATTAGGCCCCTAGTATGTACGAGAGATTTATAAGGTCGTGCTATATATCATCTAAAAGGAACATTgacttttataattttcaattttgaaagtAAAACACTATTATTGATGATACAAAATGTCACCAATAAGCTGCACACACTCCcaaatcgaaacaacacctacaaaacgaaaaaagaagacctaacagagagcaccggtgtggtgctggctaaaaaccctccaaaggtcaagttagagtttttcacaaccctaaagtgccagagtcgagttaattatgcgtaccttgatttacgAGGGCTTTGGtgtatttatattggtgtagggTTATCATTCATGCCTTGGTCAggaaaccctttccttttaggataacacTTCTTCGATTCTGCATAccttatagagttcttttccttataggagtcttttgattatggagaaacgtgtaacgcaagaacttTCTTTATTCACATTtgtgtggagatcaagcaaagccatatTAGACTTATCGTGAGATGCAACTGGATTCCGGTTAGGAATCCTTAAAGCCTAATCAATACCAACGGAGGCCAAATGTTACAACCATCCACTACATGTCCTTGTAACATTGACCCGTCGACCATCCACATGTCAATACCGTACCGTCATGCTTCACGAAGAGATatccgtctcctattttatcctcttcaattatcattatgtatttttatgcattctaaatttctaattaaaaattgtgaaactatttatttcttttaaaactttgCTAGGCCCAACTTTTGGGGGTTTatatctaaaaactaaaaaatttattacagtACTTGGggcttttttcaatttttagtggAAGATCTAAGATGTTTTGATTGAAGTCTTCTCCTTAAAATTTCATATCAGCATTGGTGAATGGAAAGGCTAAACAGCATCTTTATGGTATAAAGATATTGGTGTCAAAATTGGTTAATGGACAAACTACAGCATCCTCTTTTGGTATAACATGGTATCAAAATTGCTAAATTGAAAAAGTTACTCGGTATACATCCAAATTCAGACATAAAATTGTGTGCACTTGTTGGTATGATACCTTCACAAGCTTCTATCCATTAAAAGTTAtatcttttgataaatttaataaacactATGCAAAataaaccaccaaaaaaaacatAAGCCAAATGCACTATTTTAACTGAAGTTTTCCAATAGGTgtatgattgaatttaattatcctCAGAGAAAGATTATACTATTTTCACTGCATTGATTAATGCAATGTGGTTGAACTTAATTATGTTATAGATATCAAACCCACAACTAATCAAGGCCCAAGCTTAAATCTTGGTGTGCAAACAAAGAATACTACTTGTACTACAAGTTAGTTAACCATGATTATTGTATTGTTATTTTAGGGTTTAGTTTCCTAAATATCTCATATTGGGCTCATTGAGGATATAGTGAAAATGTAGCCGTCGAGGACTTTCCTCCGTGAATGTAGGTCATTAGACTAGAACACGTAATCCTTTCgttttttctcttctcattATACTCTCTCTTTATACTTCGATTTTTCCCTATTGTGGGCGTAACAGGAGGAGTACACCTTGGCTAAGTGGATCTTGATGGAGAAAAAAtatggagtcgccacctagattgggtctaggaaccataaatGTAGCACCCTTGTGGAAGGACTAATCTTTACCAGAGCAC
This portion of the Castanea sativa cultivar Marrone di Chiusa Pesio chromosome 7, ASM4071231v1 genome encodes:
- the LOC142644201 gene encoding uncharacterized protein LOC142644201, which produces MGVRHHGSVPNSGEVAEVLGGWYGISRVLVSDDGKQFDNDTFRDFCSQLGIKNYYSSPAHLQANGQVEVTNRTTARTPTGETPFRLAYGSEALIPAEVGLTSYCVKNYDKSKNDKALRLQLDLVDEVRATAAQRLARYQDLMAKHYNSRVRHRDFQVGDLVLRKVLGAAKDASQGKLGPNWEGLYRIISWHRKGTYYLETLNEKKLSQPWNMEHLKKYYQ